One Bacteroidota bacterium genomic window carries:
- a CDS encoding tetratricopeptide repeat protein, whose translation MKYPIKNSLIVGMLALILHTSFAIEIKLPVFNDLSKSEQDSMRNYFEIYQQYLDRQPAISESMAQKMIVLGDETANEALLAFGYMNSGVALTNMHNYSEASMNLSMAIEKYKKLNMERELAHVHNMKSLVFKSQSKFDDATSLVQEALRIYQSLSDKQGISDCLHYLGGIAWQQGKNTEALKYYQQALELRKQYSNWGDMAATLKNIALVYIDLAEYTQSKDHLNRALDIYKINNDTLNIANTLNLIGSGYWRNNQYEKALEYYKQAYTLRMLYGNPEELAKSTENIANAYKNLGNTDSAYVYYNYSLETYKALGYPEQTASIYNKLGSLYLGINDFSAAFNFYNDALSLKSSAGNSTVFIETFKNIGNIYSSAGMYQKALEVYLSALEMEKTLGNDNKVAYTLDLIGALYKNSKDYDQALEYYNQSLQLSKAAGNKKQTSIVLNNIGSLYLEQKDSEKALSYYNQSLKIGEELNDKWRIANQLNNIGNIYLEKKNLAHAKENFSKALVLNKEIKNRFGEALCARKLGEIYLQQNQLSQAASLFESSLKIGIELNHKILQKFAYENLYKYYEKTGDNKNALKNYVKFSEINYVLLEENNNKNFYELQLRNEIENREKSLAGYEIELQKSKEQIESLQQELEVKGKRLFWMSIFIIALAFILAGYKFFNRRKV comes from the coding sequence ATGAAATATCCAATAAAAAACAGCTTGATCGTCGGCATGCTGGCGCTCATTCTTCATACTTCTTTTGCTATAGAAATTAAACTTCCGGTATTTAACGATTTGAGCAAGAGCGAACAAGATTCGATGCGAAACTATTTCGAAATTTACCAACAGTATCTCGATCGCCAACCGGCAATAAGTGAAAGCATGGCCCAGAAAATGATTGTGCTTGGCGATGAAACAGCCAATGAGGCTCTCCTTGCTTTTGGGTATATGAACAGTGGCGTGGCCCTGACCAATATGCACAACTATTCCGAGGCTTCCATGAACCTGAGTATGGCAATTGAAAAATACAAAAAGTTGAACATGGAGCGTGAGCTGGCACATGTCCATAACATGAAATCGCTGGTATTTAAATCGCAGTCGAAATTTGATGATGCCACAAGTTTAGTGCAGGAAGCCTTAAGAATTTACCAGTCCTTGTCGGACAAACAAGGAATTTCTGATTGCTTGCACTATCTGGGAGGTATTGCCTGGCAACAAGGAAAAAATACCGAAGCACTTAAATATTACCAGCAAGCACTTGAGCTTCGAAAACAATACAGTAACTGGGGCGATATGGCAGCCACGCTTAAAAACATAGCTCTGGTTTACATCGACCTTGCCGAATATACTCAATCGAAAGACCACCTGAACCGGGCCCTGGATATCTATAAAATCAACAACGACACCCTTAATATTGCAAACACCCTTAATTTAATAGGTTCCGGCTATTGGCGTAACAACCAATACGAAAAAGCCTTAGAGTATTACAAGCAGGCCTATACACTAAGAATGCTTTACGGCAACCCGGAAGAACTAGCCAAGTCCACTGAAAATATTGCCAATGCCTACAAAAATCTTGGAAATACCGATAGCGCATATGTTTATTACAATTATAGTCTCGAAACATACAAAGCCCTGGGTTATCCTGAACAAACGGCCTCTATTTACAATAAACTTGGCAGCTTGTACCTGGGCATCAACGACTTTTCAGCTGCATTTAACTTTTACAACGATGCCCTGAGCCTGAAATCCAGTGCCGGAAATTCGACTGTGTTCATTGAAACCTTCAAAAACATTGGCAATATCTATTCATCTGCTGGTATGTACCAAAAGGCTCTTGAAGTTTACCTTAGTGCGCTGGAAATGGAAAAAACACTTGGTAACGACAATAAAGTAGCCTATACCCTCGACCTGATCGGAGCCTTGTATAAAAACTCGAAAGACTACGACCAGGCGCTCGAATATTATAACCAGAGCCTTCAATTGAGCAAAGCTGCCGGCAATAAAAAACAGACTTCTATTGTTCTGAACAATATCGGAAGCCTCTACCTCGAACAAAAAGACTCAGAGAAAGCGCTTAGCTATTATAACCAATCGCTTAAAATAGGGGAAGAACTAAATGACAAATGGCGGATTGCCAACCAACTCAACAACATCGGAAACATTTATTTGGAAAAAAAGAATCTGGCGCACGCCAAAGAGAATTTCTCAAAAGCACTCGTACTTAACAAGGAAATTAAAAACCGCTTTGGCGAGGCTTTGTGTGCCCGTAAGTTGGGCGAAATTTACTTACAACAAAACCAGCTTTCGCAAGCCGCGAGTTTATTCGAATCGTCGCTTAAAATCGGGATTGAACTAAACCATAAGATACTTCAGAAATTTGCTTATGAAAACCTTTACAAGTATTATGAAAAAACCGGCGACAACAAAAATGCCCTGAAAAATTATGTGAAGTTTTCTGAAATCAACTACGTGCTCCTGGAAGAAAACAACAACAAGAATTTTTACGAACTGCAATTGCGCAACGAAATCGAAAATCGGGAAAAAAGCCTCGCAGGATATGAAATAGAACTTCAAAAATCAAAAGAACAAATTGAATCACTGCAACAAGAGCTGGAAGTAAA
- a CDS encoding IS701 family transposase, with protein sequence MRNIERISEDLGANYHQMQHFITESNWDHRVLINQVAQEVSQVLPKRKLTGLIIDESGWVKKGDHSVGVGHQYCGNVGKLSNSQVAVFACLSNGDFASMVDARLYLPKAWCDDKTRCEKAGVPVKHRTFKTKLELALEIIRQQVTNGIIFDFIGGDGYYGNDVDFASSIDLLGYLYMLDIHKDQKIYLERPDLAIPERKSNKGREPKKLKATTDELSVSKYLQTLNDENWQRISVRNTAKGVLVADYHFIKLWIINNSKMQVEQRLLVIRKTKTKEGKDEIKYSFTNANLEQYTKKAIAYMQAQRYFVEHCIKESKQILGLDQFQTRKWLAWQHQVALNFLVSSFILKEKLHCFDDLPLLSARDIKEFITFKLYKQMTEEQMIDRIYDRHLKRQRDINYSYSKL encoded by the coding sequence ATGCGCAATATTGAAAGAATAAGCGAAGATTTGGGAGCTAACTACCATCAAATGCAGCACTTTATAACTGAGTCTAACTGGGATCATCGAGTTTTGATAAATCAAGTAGCCCAGGAAGTAAGCCAGGTTTTACCCAAAAGAAAACTTACAGGATTGATTATTGATGAAAGTGGTTGGGTAAAAAAAGGCGACCATAGCGTAGGCGTTGGACATCAATATTGTGGGAATGTAGGGAAACTATCAAATAGTCAGGTTGCGGTATTTGCTTGTTTAAGTAATGGGGATTTTGCATCAATGGTTGATGCCCGACTATACCTTCCCAAGGCTTGGTGTGACGACAAGACAAGATGCGAAAAAGCAGGCGTTCCTGTAAAGCACCGAACATTTAAAACTAAGCTCGAACTGGCATTAGAAATTATTCGCCAGCAAGTAACCAATGGCATCATCTTCGATTTTATTGGAGGCGATGGTTATTATGGTAACGATGTGGATTTTGCCAGCAGCATAGATTTGCTTGGTTATCTGTACATGCTGGATATCCATAAAGACCAAAAAATATATTTGGAACGTCCTGACTTGGCTATTCCCGAGCGAAAAAGCAATAAGGGTCGTGAACCCAAGAAATTAAAAGCAACTACAGACGAATTAAGTGTATCAAAATATTTACAGACTTTAAATGACGAAAATTGGCAGCGTATTAGTGTTCGTAATACAGCCAAAGGAGTTCTTGTAGCTGACTATCATTTTATAAAGCTTTGGATAATCAATAACAGTAAAATGCAAGTAGAGCAAAGGTTACTGGTTATCCGTAAAACGAAAACCAAAGAAGGCAAGGACGAAATAAAATATTCTTTTACCAATGCTAATCTTGAACAATACACTAAGAAAGCTATAGCCTATATGCAAGCACAACGGTACTTTGTAGAACATTGCATAAAAGAATCAAAACAGATACTCGGGCTAGACCAGTTTCAGACACGAAAATGGCTTGCATGGCAACACCAGGTTGCATTAAACTTTTTGGTCTCGTCATTTATTTTAAAAGAAAAATTGCATTGCTTTGATGATTTACCTTTACTATCGGCTCGTGATATTAAAGAATTTATCACTTTTAAACTTTATAAACAGATGACCGAAGAACAAATGATTGATAGAATTTATGACCGGCATTTAAAACGACAGCGTGATATAAATTACTCATATTCAAAATTGTAA
- the recG gene encoding ATP-dependent DNA helicase RecG codes for MPAFIDTEIKYLKGVGPKRAELLEVELGVKTIADLLYNFPFKYIDRSRFYSIQELNEASAHVQIRGTIRHFKTEGGKYHKRLVATFYDTTGELDLVWFQGHSWVLKSLNPGAEYVVFGKPALFQRRLTIAHPEIEPVAKYSEGNQSPFIPQYRTSEKLKTSYLNSKAIQNLVQTVFSLPNFDVQETLPEYFVQQHRLMNLGKALRVLHFPNNTRELQLAEYRIKFEELFYIQLNILKLKTGRDNSLKGFVFKQVGEFFNRFYHEKLPFQLTGAQKRVLKEIRHDTNTGKQMNRLLQGDVGSGKTLVALMSMLLAIDNGFQACLMAPTEILATQHLHTLQRLTEGLGIHIDLLTGSTKKKKRDIILSELSSGRLHMVIGTHALIEDPVIFGNLGLVVIDEQHRFGVEQRARLWQKNEKVPHVLVMTATPIPRTLAMTLYGDLDVSVIDELPPGRKPITTFHYFDTKRLSMLGFLRDQIDRGRQVYIVYPLIRESESLDLKDLQMGFDGMVQVFPAPQYNVICVHGKMKPQEKENAMKAFKEGQAHMLMATTVIEVGVDVPNATVMVIESAERFGLSQLHQLRGRVGRGADQSYCLLMSSHKLTHEARKRLEVMTATNDGFEIAEADLKLRGPGDLEGTQQSGLPFNLRKANLAHDGRLLQMVRDLAQELLDQDPLLSDSKNKVLNDTLRKLRTTPTDWSLIS; via the coding sequence ATGCCGGCATTCATCGATACCGAAATTAAATATTTAAAAGGCGTGGGGCCTAAAAGAGCCGAATTGCTGGAGGTGGAACTGGGGGTGAAAACCATCGCCGATCTGCTTTACAATTTTCCTTTCAAATACATCGACCGTTCGCGGTTTTATAGCATACAGGAACTCAACGAGGCCAGCGCCCATGTGCAAATAAGAGGTACCATCAGGCATTTTAAAACAGAAGGAGGCAAATACCATAAGCGTCTGGTAGCCACTTTTTACGATACAACAGGCGAGCTTGACCTGGTTTGGTTTCAGGGGCATAGCTGGGTTTTAAAAAGCTTGAACCCGGGAGCAGAATATGTTGTTTTTGGCAAGCCGGCTCTCTTCCAAAGACGATTAACCATTGCGCATCCTGAAATAGAACCGGTAGCTAAATATTCCGAAGGGAATCAATCACCTTTTATTCCTCAATACCGCACCAGCGAAAAACTCAAAACGAGTTACCTTAATTCGAAGGCTATTCAGAACCTTGTGCAAACTGTATTCTCCCTGCCAAATTTCGATGTGCAGGAAACTCTACCGGAATATTTTGTGCAACAGCATCGCCTGATGAATCTGGGAAAAGCATTAAGGGTATTGCACTTTCCGAACAATACCCGTGAGCTTCAACTGGCCGAATACCGCATTAAATTCGAGGAGCTTTTTTACATTCAACTGAACATTTTAAAACTCAAAACAGGGCGCGATAACAGTTTAAAAGGCTTTGTTTTTAAGCAGGTAGGCGAATTCTTTAATCGCTTCTACCACGAAAAACTTCCCTTCCAACTCACAGGGGCACAGAAAAGAGTTTTAAAGGAAATTCGACACGATACCAACACCGGAAAGCAGATGAACAGGCTTTTACAAGGTGATGTTGGCAGTGGTAAAACCCTTGTTGCGCTCATGAGCATGCTACTTGCCATCGACAATGGCTTTCAGGCCTGCCTCATGGCTCCAACCGAAATTCTGGCTACACAACATCTGCATACTTTGCAACGTCTTACCGAGGGACTTGGAATTCACATTGATCTGCTCACCGGTTCGACAAAAAAGAAGAAAAGAGATATTATTCTTTCCGAATTATCGAGCGGCAGACTGCACATGGTAATTGGCACGCATGCACTTATCGAAGATCCGGTAATCTTCGGTAACCTTGGTTTGGTTGTAATTGACGAACAACACCGTTTTGGAGTAGAACAAAGAGCACGGCTCTGGCAAAAAAACGAGAAGGTACCCCATGTATTGGTAATGACTGCCACTCCCATACCACGCACACTGGCCATGACCCTCTATGGCGATTTGGATGTATCGGTAATTGATGAGCTACCTCCCGGTCGTAAGCCTATTACAACCTTTCACTATTTCGATACAAAACGTCTTAGTATGCTGGGTTTTCTGAGAGATCAAATCGATCGTGGACGGCAAGTGTACATTGTGTATCCACTCATCAGAGAATCGGAAAGCCTCGATCTGAAAGACCTTCAAATGGGCTTTGATGGCATGGTGCAAGTGTTTCCTGCACCCCAATACAATGTAATTTGCGTGCATGGAAAAATGAAACCTCAGGAGAAAGAGAATGCCATGAAAGCTTTCAAAGAAGGTCAGGCTCATATGCTGATGGCTACCACTGTAATAGAAGTTGGAGTAGATGTACCCAATGCCACCGTGATGGTAATAGAAAGTGCCGAGAGATTTGGTCTCTCTCAACTGCATCAACTACGCGGAAGAGTAGGAAGAGGCGCTGACCAAAGCTATTGCCTGCTGATGAGCTCGCACAAGCTTACGCACGAAGCCAGGAAAAGGCTCGAGGTAATGACAGCCACCAACGACGGCTTTGAAATTGCCGAAGCTGACCTGAAGCTTCGTGGTCCGGGTGACCTGGAAGGTACACAACAAAGCGGTTTGCCCTTTAATCTCCGCAAGGCTAATCTGGCGCACGATGGCCGGCTTTTGCAGATGGTAAGAGACCTTGCCCAGGAACTCCTCGACCAGGACCCTTTGCTGAGCGACTCAAAAAACAAAGTTCTCAATGATACTCTCCGGAAACTGCGCACCACTCCGACCGACTGGAGCCTGATTTCTTGA
- a CDS encoding DNA alkylation repair protein: MKGLIKDIKESLEGFADDKRIEFAKTSYPTKMQVIGVTVPNLKLVLKELCKQTKSFKNQEKLDLIKQLIDEDVFELQQIAFEYLQTEKNLYKALTENFIESIEKNLDNWLSVDYFGAIVVGCAWRENLISTEKVKGYLTSNDFWIRRIAVVATVSLNQKARGGHGDSKRTVEICRLVVDDHNDMIVKALSWALRELAKIDNESVIEFIEEYKDRVHKKVLREVRNKLETGLKN; the protein is encoded by the coding sequence ATGAAAGGTTTGATTAAAGACATTAAGGAATCACTTGAGGGATTTGCTGATGATAAGCGGATTGAATTTGCGAAAACGTCATATCCGACAAAAATGCAAGTTATCGGAGTCACTGTTCCCAATTTAAAGTTAGTTCTCAAAGAATTATGCAAACAGACTAAATCTTTTAAAAACCAGGAAAAATTAGATTTAATAAAACAACTTATTGACGAGGATGTATTTGAATTACAACAAATAGCATTTGAATATTTACAGACAGAAAAGAATCTTTATAAAGCGCTCACAGAGAATTTCATTGAAAGCATTGAGAAAAATCTGGACAATTGGCTTTCCGTTGACTATTTTGGAGCCATAGTGGTTGGATGTGCCTGGAGGGAGAATCTGATTAGCACAGAAAAAGTTAAAGGCTATTTGACTTCTAACGATTTTTGGATTAGGCGAATAGCTGTTGTGGCGACCGTTTCTTTAAATCAAAAGGCAAGAGGTGGACATGGTGATAGCAAAAGGACAGTTGAAATTTGTCGGTTAGTTGTTGACGACCATAATGATATGATTGTAAAAGCACTTTCCTGGGCTTTACGTGAATTGGCAAAAATCGACAACGAATCTGTCATTGAATTCATTGAGGAATACAAAGATAGAGTGCATAAAAAGGTATTAAGAGAAGTTAGAAATAAATTGGAAACCGGATTGAAGAATTAA
- a CDS encoding RES domain-containing protein — MELKLPFLDINIKDTFISIDDIDKGIAELKNLDFVQLEYDDIRKEFFDRFKYLPVLHVPLDRKLLDHLALYRARPAFQINEHQLGEIKTFGAPPIDMDIGVQRANWRKRNVFYGADSPKTALLETKRFQKGEDFYIGKWRFDTTKLQAESYEFRVLFNDKLSQKNQWHIFTNSFPKLLDFYKNQFGEDYSIQLERLHGRLCELFLHKDENFYPLSAFLADYQLFNKYNSNTHVFFPFLIYPSVLDDHNSCNFAINPKFVETYMYLENVVHVKITDKAEIIEKLDIKKFGVVKDNHVDWYLPEFDLHNTRIIIKFIACTCGRIVWKEESKNMKLTENGSDIDVLKKVREIIKLNPDLIPSSANLSEQKFSEVFRVKYSHYLYNCVLEIDEIKHENILVNFQFDFGLTKHNS; from the coding sequence ATGGAATTGAAACTACCTTTTCTAGATATAAACATTAAGGATACTTTTATATCAATTGATGATATTGATAAAGGCATCGCTGAGCTAAAGAATTTGGATTTTGTTCAACTTGAATACGATGATATTAGAAAGGAGTTTTTTGATAGGTTTAAATATTTACCAGTCCTTCATGTACCTCTAGATCGAAAATTACTTGACCATTTGGCTTTGTATAGAGCTAGACCTGCCTTTCAAATTAATGAGCATCAATTAGGAGAAATAAAAACGTTTGGCGCTCCACCGATTGATATGGATATAGGTGTACAAAGAGCTAATTGGAGAAAAAGAAATGTTTTCTATGGTGCTGATAGTCCAAAGACTGCATTACTGGAGACAAAAAGATTTCAAAAAGGTGAAGATTTTTACATTGGTAAGTGGAGATTTGATACTACAAAACTTCAAGCTGAATCCTATGAATTTAGAGTTCTTTTTAATGATAAATTGTCCCAAAAAAACCAATGGCATATATTCACAAATAGTTTTCCTAAACTTCTTGACTTTTATAAAAATCAATTTGGGGAGGATTATTCAATTCAACTAGAAAGACTTCATGGCCGCTTATGTGAATTGTTCTTACATAAAGATGAAAATTTTTATCCTCTATCGGCATTTTTGGCAGATTACCAACTATTTAATAAATATAATTCTAATACCCACGTATTTTTCCCTTTTTTAATTTATCCCAGTGTTTTGGATGACCATAATTCATGCAATTTTGCGATAAATCCTAAATTCGTTGAGACTTATATGTATCTTGAGAATGTTGTTCATGTAAAAATAACAGATAAGGCTGAGATAATTGAAAAGTTAGATATTAAAAAATTTGGAGTGGTTAAGGATAACCATGTTGACTGGTATTTACCTGAATTTGATTTGCACAATACTAGGATAATTATCAAATTCATTGCCTGCACATGTGGAAGAATCGTCTGGAAAGAGGAATCTAAGAATATGAAGTTAACCGAAAATGGGTCAGACATTGACGTCTTAAAAAAGGTTAGAGAGATAATTAAATTAAACCCAGATTTGATACCTAGTTCTGCTAATTTAAGTGAGCAGAAATTTAGTGAAGTGTTTAGGGTAAAATATAGCCATTATCTTTATAATTGCGTATTGGAAATCGACGAGATAAAACATGAAAACATCCTAGTTAACTTCCAATTCGATTTTGGATTAACTAAGCATAATTCTTAA
- a CDS encoding PorP/SprF family type IX secretion system membrane protein: protein MPRLLLYIILGFAAVLAEGQENHFAQFYSAPQYLNPAFAGDAKQARAGSTFRLMSPSDETNILNSLVHFDYKIHHQPNGIGVFFYQHTEALTHLKLQVNYSHSIQLNEKSWVKGGLAVSFNQRHTPSQSLKYPDQYNNSGYTGQASAEQNLKENSYFPAVAAGIILYNHQTWMSLSADYLNQPKENFAGASSTYPTKLCFMMGSFIPINKTSSRRRINKMGDLKPISGIGPLAGFTWQNKYLEASAGISLYAKPIFVGINYRYQHNLALETTQNAYKALVWIVGIRQQGYSFTYSYDQLMRSVTSNKSKAHEFSLVFYFEGARRDIKPVKLVPLPAQLFYD, encoded by the coding sequence ATGCCTCGATTATTGTTATATATTATTTTAGGTTTTGCTGCAGTGCTTGCTGAAGGACAGGAAAACCATTTTGCGCAATTTTATTCGGCACCTCAATACCTTAACCCGGCATTTGCAGGCGATGCGAAACAAGCCAGGGCTGGAAGCACTTTTCGGTTGATGAGCCCTTCTGATGAAACTAATATACTCAATTCGCTGGTGCATTTCGATTACAAAATACACCATCAACCCAATGGAATCGGTGTATTCTTTTATCAGCATACCGAAGCTCTGACCCATTTAAAACTTCAGGTAAATTATTCGCATAGCATACAATTAAACGAAAAATCGTGGGTAAAAGGCGGGTTGGCTGTTTCGTTCAATCAGCGACATACTCCCAGCCAAAGTTTGAAATATCCCGATCAATACAATAACTCTGGCTACACAGGGCAGGCCAGTGCTGAACAAAACCTAAAAGAAAATTCCTATTTCCCGGCTGTGGCTGCTGGTATAATTTTATACAACCATCAAACCTGGATGAGCCTTTCTGCCGATTATCTGAATCAGCCAAAGGAAAACTTTGCAGGAGCATCCAGTACTTACCCTACAAAACTTTGTTTTATGATGGGTAGCTTCATTCCTATTAATAAAACAAGCTCCAGGCGAAGAATAAATAAAATGGGAGATTTGAAACCTATTTCAGGAATAGGTCCGTTGGCTGGATTTACCTGGCAGAATAAATACCTGGAGGCGTCTGCTGGAATCAGCTTGTATGCAAAACCTATTTTTGTGGGAATAAACTACCGTTACCAGCATAACCTAGCTCTGGAGACTACCCAAAATGCATACAAAGCCTTGGTATGGATTGTCGGAATCAGGCAACAGGGTTATTCCTTCACTTATTCCTACGATCAGCTTATGAGATCCGTAACCTCAAATAAAAGCAAAGCACATGAGTTTTCGTTGGTTTTCTATTTCGAAGGTGCGCGACGCGATATAAAACCTGTAAAACTGGTGCCTCTGCCAGCTCAACTTTTTTATGATTAA
- a CDS encoding gliding motility-associated C-terminal domain-containing protein, giving the protein MQFIRFDLHLTCLLLFFMPIGLFAQKITFSDSLICPGDSVLVTIELEGALFGYFDYSINQNGYHKELVMGTRSFYAKEPGIYSFTQFGIIDINTMDTLDVIDTLIAFNLRWYDLPNAWLTGGGTYCSNEDIVPLVVNFRGEASWELTYLLNNEQQITQVFEANKNEIVKDSSLVVELISLTDENCTVSLSGTGFLLIHQIPVATLNGDSLFCLNDESVFVASSNLPSSYIWGTPAAAFIMEDSVPYDSSNALIWLQAGSHTLGLTVRDSLNGCLSNRVEMNILVNELPVVKTNYDTLICFPPGQLAYLQPSTVMENSLYWPEANYTGTTLAISGPGTYSYIETTPFGCSNEGEIRALAECKAELHVPEAFTPNNDGINDYLLLYGHYFNLKLKIFFSTGELIMERYGSDPWDGMLKDTPAPNGIYYWNAEFMDEAGAYYSAKGQFTLLR; this is encoded by the coding sequence ATGCAATTTATTCGATTTGATTTACATCTCACTTGCTTGTTGCTTTTTTTTATGCCGATTGGTCTATTTGCTCAAAAAATAACTTTCTCCGACAGCCTTATTTGTCCCGGGGATTCTGTGCTCGTTACCATCGAGTTGGAGGGCGCCCTTTTTGGCTACTTCGACTATAGTATTAACCAAAATGGCTACCATAAGGAATTGGTTATGGGCACCAGAAGTTTTTATGCAAAAGAACCTGGCATATATAGCTTTACCCAGTTTGGTATTATCGACATAAACACCATGGATACTTTGGATGTGATAGATACCCTTATTGCATTCAACCTGCGGTGGTACGACCTGCCCAATGCCTGGCTAACCGGGGGAGGAACCTATTGTAGCAACGAAGATATTGTTCCACTTGTAGTTAATTTCAGAGGTGAAGCAAGCTGGGAACTCACCTATTTGTTAAACAATGAGCAACAGATTACTCAGGTATTTGAGGCTAATAAAAATGAAATTGTTAAAGATAGCAGCCTGGTTGTTGAACTCATTTCGCTTACCGATGAAAACTGTACTGTGAGCCTCAGTGGGACAGGCTTTTTACTTATCCATCAAATCCCGGTAGCTACCTTGAATGGTGATTCGTTATTTTGTCTGAACGACGAGTCCGTTTTTGTGGCTTCATCCAACTTGCCTTCCAGCTATATCTGGGGTACACCGGCAGCGGCATTCATCATGGAGGATTCTGTGCCCTATGATTCTTCCAATGCACTAATATGGCTGCAGGCAGGGAGCCACACACTAGGACTTACAGTACGTGACTCGCTTAACGGCTGCCTAAGTAATCGGGTAGAAATGAACATACTGGTGAACGAGCTTCCTGTTGTAAAAACCAATTACGATACGCTCATATGTTTTCCTCCTGGCCAATTGGCCTACTTACAGCCCTCAACAGTAATGGAAAACAGTTTGTATTGGCCCGAAGCCAATTACACTGGCACCACACTTGCTATCAGCGGTCCGGGAACTTATAGCTATATCGAAACCACACCCTTTGGATGCTCGAATGAAGGCGAAATAAGGGCATTGGCAGAATGCAAAGCCGAGTTGCATGTGCCGGAGGCCTTTACCCCCAACAACGATGGCATCAACGACTACCTGTTACTGTACGGGCACTATTTCAACTTAAAACTGAAAATCTTTTTTTCCACAGGGGAATTGATCATGGAACGTTACGGATCAGATCCCTGGGATGGAATGCTCAAAGATACACCTGCCCCCAATGGCATCTATTATTGGAATGCGGAATTTATGGATGAAGCGGGAGCTTATTATTCGGCCAAGGGACAATTTACACTCCTAAGATAA
- a CDS encoding cob(I)yrinic acid a,c-diamide adenosyltransferase gives MKIYTKTGDKGTTALVGGRRVEKNHVRIEAYGTADELIAHLAYLRDSVQHKATADFLLGLLDDLMVASSVLAAGSDDLLDKLPMLSQKSILKLENEIDKLENELPPLNSFILPGGHPAVSLCHVSRTVCRRTERRIYDVMEQESLPEVIAVYFNRLSDYLFVLSRWLGVFFSVDEIKWIPKLDNRY, from the coding sequence ATGAAAATATATACTAAAACAGGCGATAAGGGCACTACAGCGCTGGTAGGCGGAAGAAGGGTAGAAAAAAATCATGTGCGCATTGAAGCCTATGGTACTGCCGACGAATTGATTGCGCATCTGGCCTATTTACGTGACTCTGTGCAGCATAAGGCTACTGCTGATTTTTTGTTGGGCCTACTCGACGATCTTATGGTTGCTTCGTCTGTTCTGGCAGCAGGAAGCGATGATTTGCTCGACAAATTACCCATGCTTAGCCAGAAAAGCATACTAAAGCTTGAAAACGAAATAGATAAACTTGAAAATGAACTGCCGCCATTAAACTCCTTCATTTTACCCGGTGGGCATCCGGCTGTTTCTCTATGTCATGTGAGCCGAACGGTATGTCGAAGAACAGAACGTCGTATTTACGATGTGATGGAGCAAGAATCTTTGCCTGAGGTTATCGCGGTGTATTTCAATCGTTTATCAGACTATTTGTTTGTGCTTTCGCGCTGGTTAGGCGTGTTTTTTTCTGTCGACGAGATTAAATGGATACCAAAGTTGGATAACAGATATTAA
- a CDS encoding DUF2795 domain-containing protein, producing the protein MYWTLELASKLEDAPWPASKDELIDFAIRSGAPLEVIENLQEIEDEGEIYESIEDIWPDYPSKDDFFFNEDEY; encoded by the coding sequence ATGTATTGGACTCTTGAATTAGCGTCAAAATTAGAGGATGCACCTTGGCCAGCCAGCAAAGATGAATTGATTGATTTTGCAATTCGATCGGGTGCACCGCTTGAAGTAATTGAGAACCTCCAGGAGATAGAAGATGAAGGTGAGATTTACGAAAGCATTGAGGATATATGGCCCGATTATCCCAGCAAAGATGACTTCTTTTTTAATGAAGACGAATATTAA